A window from Physeter macrocephalus isolate SW-GA chromosome 11, ASM283717v5, whole genome shotgun sequence encodes these proteins:
- the RWDD2A gene encoding RWD domain-containing protein 2A, which produces MSASMSECLQLQLLEMEMLFSMFPNQGEVKLEDVNALTNIRRYLEGTREALPPKIEFVITLQIEEPKVKIDLQVTMPHSYPYAALQLFGRSSELDRQQQLLLNKGLTSYIGTFDPGELCVCAAIQWLQDNSASYFLNRKLVYEPSTQAKPVKNTFLRMWIYSHHIYQQDLRKKILDVGKRLDVTGFCMTGKPGIICVEGFKEHCEEFWHTIRYPNWKHISCKHAESVETEGNGEDLRLFHSFEELLLEAHGDYGLRNDYHMNLGQFLEFLKKHKSEHVFQILFGIESKSSDS; this is translated from the exons ATGTCCGCTTCAATGAGCGAATGCCTTCAACTTCAGCTGCTGGAGATGGAAATGCTGTTTTCTATGTTTCCTAACCAAGGAGAAGTAAAACTTGAAGATGTCAATGCCCTGACGAATATAAGGAGATATTTGGAAGGCACAAGGGAGGCACTGCCACCAAAAATCGAATTTGTGATTACACTCCAGATCGAGGAGCCCAAG gTGAAAATTGACTTGCAAGTGACCATGCCTCACAGCTACCCCTATGCAGCACTGCAGCTGTTCGGACGGTCATCCGAACTTGACAGACAACAGCAGCTCCTCCTCAACAAAGGTCTCACTTCTTACATAGGGACTTTTGATCCAGgtgagctctgtgtgtgtgcagccATCCAGTGGTTGCAGGACAACAGTGCCTCCTACTTCCTGAACAGGAAGCTCGTGTACGAACCATCTACACAAGCAAAGCCAGTCAAGAACACATTCCTCCGAATGTGGATCTACAGTCACCATATATATCAGCAGGACCTACGAAAAAAGATTTTGGATGTCGGGAAAAGGTTAGATGTGACAGGATTTTGCATGACGGGAAAGCCGGGGATAATCTGTGTGGAAGGCTTCAAAGAGCACTGTGAGGAATTCTGGCACACAATTAGGTATCCCAACTGGAAACACATTTCCTGTAAGCACGCCGAGAGCGTCGAAACAGAAGGAAACGGGGAGGACCTGCgccttttccattcttttgaaGAATTACTTCTTGAGGCCCATGGTGACTATGGCTTAAGGAATGACTATCACATGAATCTGGGCCAGTTCTTAGAATTTCTCAAAAAACACAAAAGTGAGCATGTTTTCCAGATATTATTTGGTATCGAGAGCAAAAGCTCTGACTCCTAG